The DNA region GCTCTGTCCTTACATCTCACACACGACTGAAGAACCAAGCCACCGTGTTCTGAAAATTGATCACGAAATTCTGAggtcataaaataatatataaccgGATCAAGACAACAATTCAGATTTGCGAGACACAGTGAAATGATGTGGAAACCCAGGGTGCTCTTGATAAAGGAACAGTTTGAGAAGACATATTGCTTCGCCATCATAAAGAATGGGAAGTTGAGATGGTAAGGAGTAAAACATACAACAAACACCACTGCACACATCAGGACCATTCTCAAAGCCTTTTTCCTCTCTTTGGTATTCTGAGGTGGAACTTGGGATTCTTGCAAagattttcttgttttccatgTACAATAAGTAATGATTGCAACAGGCAACACAAACCCTCCAAGTTCAGCAGCAGTTACCATGCCAATGGAGGAAGCCAAGTTAATATGGTAAAGACCTAAATCAGCAAAGCAGGATTCACTGTGGTCGCCTAACCCAGCGCCTCTCAAAATGGGAAGTGGCAAACAGGCAGTCCCCACGACGACCCAGATGGCAGCACTGATGCCCACATCATACCTACGCTTCCAGTTCCTGGCCCTGAATGGCTTGAGGAGAAAGAGGCACCTCTGAAGGCTAATGCATGTCAGGAAGCAAATGCTGGCATACATGTTGAGATACTTCAAATAGAAGCACAGCAGGCACAGGGCCCTCTGGAAAGGCCAGTGGTGGCTGATGTAATAGTAGATCCGGAGGGGTAAAGACAGCACGTGAGCAAGGTCAGCCACAGAGAGGTTGATCATGAAAATGATGGCTTTGTTTCTCTTGCTGATGAAGCGGCAGAGAACCCACAAGGCTGCACTGTTGGCCAGAAGACCAGGGATGAAGATGATAATGTAGGTGGTCGCATAGAGGGAGTACTGAAATGACATGTGCAAATCGGTGCACTTGGCCCTCGTACTGTGTGTACTGTTACTTCCCATCTTGAGCGTTTATGTTTCTTCCTTAGGAAAAGCATGAGAGTGACGGTTTCtgcagaaaatagaagaaaaacaccATCAAGAGCATGTTCATATATACAGCAAATCCATGTTTgcacatataaataaatagaagtattCAATTGTGCATTTTCGTATATTCCAGACTCTTAattgtgtaaaatgaaaaatagtgTATCGATTTCcaaagcaataataataacaaaggcAATATTTTCAAGAATCAACAAGACTGACCTGTTGGCAACCACTTCAAttaaattttcctctttttttgagagaaaacatgcatcttctattttttttttttttttttggccagtcctggggcttggattcagggcctgagcactgtccctggcttctttttgctcaaggctagcactctgccacttgagccacagcaccccttctggccattttctgcatatgtggtgctggggaatcgaacacagggcctcatgtataggaggcaggcaatcttgccactaggccatatccccagcccccttctattATTTTATCACTGCTTTACATAGTATTTTGACAGACTTTACTTaggtatttttaattaatttatttattgtcctttTAAAAGCAATTAATCAGACCTATAGAACTAACAAACAGGCAAGATCTCAATGGAAAATAAGCTCCCTCCACACATTCCATCACTCTGAGATTCCATGTTTCCATTGTACAGTGTGTCCAATGATTATTCCAAGGTTTGAGATTTACTGGGACATGTATAATTATCCTTAGTTAAAAGAAAACTTAGAAATCTGTTTTCAGTTGGTACTTATAGATGGTTGAATAGCTGATGAAGTCTGGGCTTTCATCAATGACACATGGAATAGGGTCTAGACAAGGAGGCCTCGGgatcttcaaaacagaactcacaccaatatttctcaaactcttcaatgaaattgaaagagaacgttcactaccagactcattctatgaagccagtataaacctcatcccaaaaccaaacagagactcatcacggaaagaggactacagaccgatctccctgatgaacatagacacaaaaattctcaacaaaattctagccaatcgacttcaacaggtcatcaaaaaaaccatacaccatgatcaaactggattcatcccagggatgcaaagttggtttaatatacgcaagtcaattaatataatccaccacatcaaccggaggagggtaaagaaccacatggttttatctctggacgcggaaaaagcgtttgataaaatccagcacccatttatgctaaaatccctggaaaaactgggattccagggaacattcctgaatataatcaaggcagtctatgacaaaccaacagcaagcataactctaaatggtgtaaaactaaagccattccctttaaaatcaggaacaaaacagggatgtccactctctctccttctcttcaacatagtactagaattcctatacacaatggaattttatggctctatcagaaagaatgacattgtcccatttgtaaggaaatggaaggacgtggaaaaagttatactaagtgaagtagccagacccaaagaaacatggactctatggtctcccttattgggaataattagtacagttttaggcaagtcatagcagagcatcacaaggcccaatagctatacccttatgaacacataagatgatgctaagtgaaatgaactccgtgttatggaaacaattgttatatcacagttgtaactactttcaacgtcccatgtgtatctgtagcttctattattgatgatgttcttgtatcaccttcctgtggttgtacctacactatctctgtaatcttatctgagtatattggaaaccgtgtatactggtattggatgcaggaaattgaaagggaatacgaaatttgagagacacagggtaaaaaaaaagacaaacaactacgaaagcaatacttgcaaaactggtgcaagtgaactgaacacctccaggggtgggagggaaagggggaggagggagggggatatgagggacaaggtaacaaacagtacaagaaatgtgtccattgcctaacgtatgaaactgtaacctctctgtacatcagtttgataataaaaaaaaatttttttttaaaaaaggaggccTCGGAAACACGGTTTGAAAAAAGTGCAATTCAGATAACTTTTGCCTTTCTGAAAACTTCCACAAAGGCAAAATCAGCCCTGATGATATTGCACTTTTCTAATGCTACTTTGACTAAAGTTCTGTGTTTATTAACGTTATTATGGCAATTCCACAGTCCTTGGGACTATCCTTGTGACCACCTGGAGCAATTACCAGAATATGTGAAAGACTAGAAAATAACTTATCATTGATGAAGCAAAAAGGAGCTATCTCCACTTCAACTCACAGAACAAGTCCATGAAAATGCTATCAGTGTGAACAATTACAAGTGTAATTATTAGaattttgagaatatttttcctcTGGTGAGTTAAAAATATGCTCCCCTGCTGCTTCATTCTAGTTATTCTTATCAATGGCAAATGAAATATTCTAATCCTTGTTGTACATGAAATTTCTTCAAACATCTGAAGATAACAATCATGTCTTCTCTTAAATCTTCCTTATCTGGTTAAAAACTCATTCCTAATATGTTATGGTCCTTCTTCTTGGTTTTGTTTAATTTGACAACATTATTGTCTTTGGCCCAATGCCACTAAAGTACAAATTATTTTACCCCTAAAGATGAAAGTTCAACTACCAAATGTTTGATATTTTAAGAAATGTGATTTATACTTCTGAGTACAGAAACAAAgggataaattatattttaatattttgttactttttattgCTTGCAAAACCAGTTAGTTTGTTGAGCATTTTCCAGAATGAGAGGGAAAATAAGGCAGTATTACTGTTTACTACCTAGTACTTAAGTACAAAAATTAATGCATATTTTGTGACAACTCTTGAAATATGAGTTTGAAAACCAAAATAAGGTCTAAGACAATGTCTACCCAACTTTAAATCCAGCCAATTAAAAACTGGTAAAAATACAGTGAACCTACATGCATCCCAGAATGTCAAGCACCCTATTTGATGCCTTTGCAGTAACTACATGAAATTCTCAGAGAGATTACTTACTGAACAGACATTTCACTTCAATCAAGCAACCAAGTTATACAGACAACTACTTTTCAGTGATTTATTTCTTCACTGAGTTGATTGTTGCCAATTTGGTCAATTAGTCTAGGAAACGTCGATCACCTTTTTATGGTTTATGTATCCATTAGACTAGCTGAAATAATGGCTACTATATTCTGTATATTCAgtctaaaaatttaaaagacacaCATGAAAGAACCAAAACCAGTTATTGAGATAATGTTAAGGAAGTGTTAATACTCAagatcacttctggttttgttataAACTGATTAACAATCACTAAATATCTATTATTGGCAGGTATAATGCTAAGTACTTTGTATATCTCTGTCTAACCATCTCCAACAGCAATCTTAGGCAACAATAAGATACTATGGCTATTTCACACATGGGAAAACAgagtcccctcctcctccctcctaaaAAGGCAAGGCTTACTTCCTCCATAAAGCTTTTTCTGACTTTGGCAAAACACAAATCACTTCTCTGGCCTCAGAGTATTCATAGTCCATACATTTTCTTCAGAGAAGTGCACTTAACACATCCAGCATGATGTGATTACATTCCTTTCCAGGGAAACTAATTTGTTCACCTAAATATATAGCAACCTCCTACATATCCAAGACACATTCTTTTACATCTTCTTTTCATCCAAAATCAAGGTCTAGTAAAGTGTCTTGAATACATCAAGAGTCCACTCAGTGTTTGTTGGTTAACTAGTTGTATGATAAACAAATGAATCTGGGATAGAAAAAATAGTTTCCGTTAGAATAAAGGAAGcgatagaaaaaaaatgtcaggggAATTCAAAATTAGCTGTGATATTTGATGTGACCAGCAGGTGTCAGAATCATACAACATTCAAATACCTTGATATTtaatggaattatttttaaaatatcattaaaaattaAGGGAGAGAAATACCAGTAAGGATCCATGAGGGTTGAAAATTAGAAGCCTCTAAAGAATATTTTAGAGACGTTgggcttaatttctttttcttagccTATTTTCTCATATAGTTCTCTAAAGACTGCTTGGCTTCCCCAAATATTCGAGCTCTTAAAGGTCATCAAACTCTGGTTCAGTTATTTATGAGGAAACCAAGGccagaaaaaaaggagagtaAAGTTTCCAAATTCACACGGAAAATTAGTGGCAACAGCTGAACCAGGATCTCTTGCCTCCCACTACAGAGAAATTTCTACTTTTCCAGGAACTTCTACGATGAAAACCATATTTATGCAATTatctaataataaaacaaatgttcTGAAATGAACCAATGCCAGTATTTAGACCACTAACCTTGACAGTGAACTATTTCAGCAAGAGGGATTAGTTCCTTCTAAATTTTCTAAGACaaatactgtattttaaaatgaatttttctagTCCCTAATGGTAAGATTGTTTAAGAAACTGCCTTAAAAATTTACAtgatattgttttaaattttttattatttcttcacaCAACGACTAGAATTTCACATTGGAAAACAGAAGTAAACATAAACAAGGCAAATTTtattaatgtaaaatatatttcaatcagATTCCATGTGGTCTGGTTTTATATAAAACCAGAagttttgttgctgacattttcGTGCCTCTTTTCCAAACAAATTTTCTACACATGGACACTGATAAATGAATGCATATGTGGCTCTTTGTTTAACTGCATTTGACTTGTATGCACACAGCTTTCTAAAATACATCTAATCCTTCAATCATCAGTATCATGGTAATATATCCTCCCATGTCAATTGCATCTAATTAATAATTTTAATGCATGTTAAAATTGCATAGTATAATTTATTTAACTAATGAAACTTGtggtaaattttctttcttttcctattagAATCATTCATAAAAATTGGTAACATTTTTCCAAACCCAGGTTTGATTATTTGAACAACTCTTTCATAAATAACTTCTAAGAATTGCTAGGTTGTTGATGGGTAATGCCATATTATCCCCCAAGAAAACACCCTATACAAAATTCCAAAGGATATTCTTTTATATAACATCACAGGGTCATATGTATTTGTGTTTCAAATATGTAAAATTTCATCTAGCTAGTGGAAGAAATATGATTAAGTGAATTTTGACTCAGTTGTGTTTGTTAATGGCAAATGACACTGTGTATATTGATGGCATACAAAATTGTGgcttaattttcatcattgtgtagGATAATTTGGCCTATTTACCTTTAATTCAGTTATTTCTCCATGTGAAAAATGCCTTTGTAAAACAGAACAGGAACGATGACAaaaatattccattgtgttttGATTTTAGAAAACACAGCACTGAAATTCTGTATTTAAGTACTGAGAACTTCTGCAGTTGGAAAAATATAGCAGTGGTCTTAATGCCTGAGAAGTTAAGCTTTAAAGAGCTATTCTTTCTACCACAATGAATATTTGAGGAAAGCCTAATGAATTTATTCTTAGCCaactaattaaatttaaaagttattATTAATATCCAAATAGTCACTGTTTTGTGGCTTTTGCACTGAAATAAAGATGCTTGAAAATTCAAGAGAACTTTAAGATAACTCAGGTATGAGAAAACTATTATGTTGTATCAACAATCCTACTTCTTGAGTGTCAGAAACATGAGAGCAGTGAGTTCAATCAAAGCAAAAGAGTGCTTTAGTCTTGAAAGTTTTCATAAGGTTTCAAAATCCAGCTGGTAAGCACTTTAATTTATgagtgattttcatttttaaagggaaaacatatttctgattttattttccccTAGAAATTGGAGAAACTTATAAACTTTCTCCCATAACCACctatttaaacttcttttttatcTGAGACCAGTATGTTTTAATTCCGTtttctggatttatttatttttcgttTTCATAGTCAATACACTAAAGTAGTTCCAAATAAAGGCCCTAGACAGACCTGAGTTTGAATATATGTTCTTCCTCTTACAACatatttttctgaatttatttgaTCCACATTTTTTCAACTACAGTGTGTATTATTATTGTGTACAGAGAGTTAAGATAATTCATTCAATGTGTGTGTACTAACATCATAACAAAGATTGCTATTATTCCACCTTGCTTTGTATAATTCTCCTTCTGACTTGTGAAGGAATATCAAATATAAATACATTCCGAAGTCCTGATGGTTTCATGTACATCAGAAGCTACTCCTGGCTTCTCTAGTCTTTATTAACctcaattttcttttgatttttgaaGTATGTAAACATGCCGAATTGGATTCAGTATTTAATGGCAATCAAATTTACTGAGCCTTCCACTATGCCACATGTTTAATCTTTGTGATGCTCCTCTAAGTGCTCatttaaataagtggaaaatggtCTAAATGTTGCCCAAGATTAAACTTCTAGTAAATGATGGAACGGGGATTAGAAGCCAATGATTCTTCCTACTACATTAGTAGTTATTGTGATTAGGACACTGAACTGGAGTTATCACTCCCTGACAAGTATATTCTCTTATTGTCTCTATAATATCACACAGGCCTTTAAAAGTGtgagttggttctttgcagttttgttttggaagaaagtaatttttttagttctgcatatattttagagatgaggcctttgtctgttgaatgtccggtaaagatcttctcccagtctgtgggctttctgtttatcttgagagctatgtcctttgccgtgcagaagctctggagtttgatgcagtcccatttgtccaaccgttctttgatttgtagcctttcagggtctttgttaaggaagttctgtcctgtgccaaggagcccaagtgtttctcctactccttcctttagtgtcttcagggtgcctgttttgatttcaaggtctttaatccatttggaattgattttggtgcagggtgatatataaggatctagttttagtttgttgcatgtgttgagccagttttgccagcaccacttgttaaagaggctatctttcttccatactattgttttagctcctttatcaaagattaagtaggcatagttctgtgggtttaattctgggtcttcaattctgttccattggtcttcaggcctgttctggtgccaataccaagctgtttttattactatagctttataatacagcttgaagttgggtattgtaattcctccagcactgttctttctgcttaggagtgtttttgctattctaggtcttttattgttccatatgaatttctggattgcttcctctatttcattaaagaaaggtgttgggatattaatgggtattgcattgaatttgtagatagcctttggcaatattgccattttgattatattaatcctcccaatccaggagcatgggaggtttttccattttcttagttctgacttaatttcatttttcaagcttttaaagttctcttcaaagaggtctttcacttctttggttaaggttattcctaggtattttatgtttttgggggctattgcaaaaggagttgctttcctgatttcagcctcggtcttcgggttgttagcatagagaaaggccgttgatcaagtgggctaaagacttacaaagaaacttctctgatgaggaaatgagaatggccaatagacatatgaaaaaatgctctacatcactggccataaaggaaatgcaaatcaaaacaacattgagattccatctcaccccagcaagaatgtcatatatcaagaaaactaataataacaattgttggaggggatgtggccaaaagggaaccctacttcattgttggtgggaatgtaaactggttcagccactctggcaagcagtatggagattcctcagaaggctcaatatagaactcccctatgacccagcagccccactgttgggtatctatccaaaagcccacaaacaaaatcacagtaatgccaccagcacaacaatgttcatcgcagcacaatttgccatagcgagaagctggaaccaacccagatgcccctccgtagatgaatggatcaggaaaatgtggtacatttacacaatggaattttatgcctctatcagaaagaatgacattgttccatttgtaaggaaatggaaggacttggaaaaagttatactaagtgaagtgagccagacccaaagaaacatggactctatggcctcccttattgggaataattagtacaggtttaggcaagccatagcagagcatcacaaggcccaatagctatacccttagaaacacataagatgatgctaagtgaaatgaactccatgttatggaaacaagtgatatatcacagttgtaactactttcaacgtcctatgtgtatgtgtagtttctattattgatgatgttcttgtatcaccttcctatgtttgtacctacactatctctgtaatcttatctgagtatatttgaaaccgtgtttactggtattggaagtaggaaattcaaagggaataccaaatttgagagacacagggtaaaaaaagagaaataactacaaaagcaatacttgcaaaactgtttggtgtaagtgaactgaacacctgggggtgggagggaaagggggggagggagggaggcatgagggacaaggcaacaaacagtacaagaaatgtatccaatgcccaacgtatgatactgtaacctctctgtacatcagtttgataataaaaatttgagaaaaaaacaaacaaacaaagaaacaaaaaagtgtGAGTTGGGATGTTCTGATATAATTGCTTTGCCATAAACTCAATTCACACTAAGTGGCACTTTCACCATCTTTACCTTTTAATACTCAGATGCACAACTGTCAATTCCTATTATTTGTATCttgctttattttaaactttaaccacttctctcttttccttatcACTTATATTGTCTAGTTCATATTCTTATCAGCCTCATccatttccttctatttctagATTTGTTCACTGAAATTGCACTGGTATGGTTCTGACTAGATTATTGTAAGGTaaggcattatttatttttaaaaagctactgaaaataactgaaatagcatagcaaaagtaaaacaaatgagtTGAAATcgaataaaaagaaatgtctaatggagggacaaaggagaaacaaatgcagcaatggcactcactggacattatgttgaaaatgaactattcggggctggtgatatggcctagtggcaagagtgcctgcctcagatacacgaggccctaggttcgattccccagcaccacatatacagaaaacggccagaagcggcgctgtggctcaagtggcagagtgctagccttgagcgggaagaagccagggacagtgctcaggccctgagtccaaggcccaggactggcaaaaaaaaaaaaaaaagaaaagaaaatgaactatacaacttgttggtggggatgagagaaaaaacagagagagagagagagagagagagagagagagagagagagagagagagagagagagagaaggagtagCATtgatccaaaagaaatgtactctttacatgacttagaaactgtagcccctctgtacatcacctctataataacaattaaaaattaaaaagttaggaAGACATGCCTGATgttgccaggaactggtggcttatgcctgtaatcccagctactcaggaggttgaattctgaggatcatagttggaatccagctgtggcaggaaagcccatgagactcttgtctcccactaaccaccaaaaagctggaagtagaactgtgcctcaagtggtagagtgctagctttaagtaagaaagctaaagactagcacccaggacataagttcaaacccaagttctggcacaaaaagaaagagaatgagagacagagagagagaaggagagagacagaaagaaaggaagagagaaaggcagagagggacagagagagagaagaggaaggatggaaacaaagagagagaggtaggaaagaaggagggcaaggaaagaaagatgccTAACATTACAATAAGAAAATATCAATACAACAATGCTTATCCAACCTTACCTGTAATTAAATATAAACAGACTAACTATAGGAATAAAAAGCAGGTATTAGAAGAATATGTTAAAGATAATCAATGATATTCAACAGTCTATTGCTTATAGACAAATGGTATACTCAGAGACATAGAGATTAAAGCATGAAGTTACAAAAATAATCCATGCAAAGTGTAAACAAAAGGGAAAGGACTGAAGATGTCTCAGAGGTCAAATTTGTGTTAGTATACacaagtccctgagctcaagtcccaatgACATAAGAAAGGTTTAATGAGACCTATTAATTTGCTGGATATGTTAGCAGGTGTCTATAGTGCTATCTCCTTAGGAGGCTAAAACAGGACTATTTGATCCCAGGAGTACTATGCCAACCTGGGTAATATAGCTTTATGCTGGCAGAGACAGACAAATGGAccaacagacacagaaagacagacggagctatagagacagacagagaataaTAATTAATACGACAAAATAGATTTTAGACAAAATGGCTGTTAAAAACAGACTATTATAATTAGAAAATGAGCACATTTATCAAaaaattttgttattaaaatat from Perognathus longimembris pacificus isolate PPM17 chromosome 28, ASM2315922v1, whole genome shotgun sequence includes:
- the LOC125343495 gene encoding putative P2Y purinoceptor 10, with amino-acid sequence MGSNSTHSTRAKCTDLHMSFQYSLYATTYIIIFIPGLLANSAALWVLCRFISKRNKAIIFMINLSVADLAHVLSLPLRIYYYISHHWPFQRALCLLCFYLKYLNMYASICFLTCISLQRCLFLLKPFRARNWKRRYDVGISAAIWVVVGTACLPLPILRGAGLGDHSESCFADLGLYHINLASSIGMVTAAELGGFVLPVAIITYCTWKTRKSLQESQVPPQNTKERKKALRMVLMCAVVFVVCFTPYHLNFPFFMMAKQYVFSNCSFIKSTLGFHIISLCLANLNCCLDPVIYYFMTSEFRDQFSEHGGLVLQSCVRCKDRALEIRQRKEDLQSISLDCLDDSNTM